From Corynebacterium frankenforstense DSM 45800, the proteins below share one genomic window:
- the nrdH gene encoding glutaredoxin-like protein NrdH produces MAITVYTKPACMQCNATKKALDRAGLDYTTVDISMDDEARDYVMALGHLSAPVVEVDGETWSGFRPDRIKALAGKAA; encoded by the coding sequence ATGGCCATCACCGTCTACACCAAGCCGGCCTGCATGCAGTGCAACGCCACCAAGAAGGCGCTGGACCGCGCCGGCCTCGACTACACCACCGTCGACATCTCCATGGACGACGAGGCCCGCGACTACGTCATGGCCCTCGGCCACCTCTCCGCCCCGGTCGTCGAGGTCGACGGCGAGACCTGGTCCGGCTTCCGTCCGGACCGCATCAAGGCGCTCGCCGGCAAGGCCGCCTAA
- the ykgO gene encoding type B 50S ribosomal protein L36: MKVRKSLRSLKNKPGAQVVRRHGKVYVINKKDPRFKARQG, translated from the coding sequence ATGAAGGTCCGCAAGTCGCTTCGGTCGCTGAAGAACAAGCCGGGTGCCCAGGTTGTGCGGCGCCACGGCAAGGTCTACGTGATCAACAAGAAGGATCCCCGCTTCAAGGCCCGCCAGGGCTAA
- the nadE gene encoding ammonia-dependent NAD(+) synthetase, giving the protein MSSPRPLQAHIIDSLGVRPRIDTAGEIEARVAFLADYLTTTGARGYVLGISGGQDSTLTGRLAQLACERIRSEGGEAEFTAVRLPHGVQADEDDAQTALHFIAPDRSLTVDIAPATAAMGAAAAEALGLERLGGFNLGNVKARQRMIAQYALAGELGALVVGTDHAAENVTGFFTKFGDGAADVLPLAGLDKRQGAALLERLGAPASTWEKVPTADLEEERPALPDEEALGVSYRAIDAYLEGRAVDAADAETIERHWRRGEHKRHLPAGPADTWWRRTEHATRG; this is encoded by the coding sequence ATGTCCTCGCCGCGGCCGCTGCAGGCGCACATCATCGACTCCCTCGGCGTGCGCCCGCGCATCGACACCGCCGGCGAGATCGAGGCGCGCGTGGCCTTCCTCGCCGACTACCTGACCACGACCGGCGCGCGCGGCTACGTGCTCGGCATCTCCGGCGGCCAGGACTCCACCCTGACCGGCAGGCTCGCCCAGCTGGCCTGCGAGCGGATCCGCTCGGAGGGCGGCGAGGCCGAGTTCACCGCGGTGCGCCTGCCGCACGGGGTGCAGGCCGACGAGGACGACGCCCAGACCGCGCTGCACTTCATCGCCCCCGACCGCTCACTGACCGTCGACATCGCCCCGGCCACCGCGGCGATGGGTGCGGCCGCGGCCGAGGCGCTGGGCCTCGAGCGGCTCGGCGGCTTCAACCTCGGCAACGTCAAGGCCCGCCAGCGGATGATCGCGCAGTACGCCCTGGCCGGCGAGCTCGGCGCCCTGGTGGTCGGCACCGACCACGCCGCGGAGAACGTCACCGGGTTCTTCACCAAGTTCGGCGACGGCGCCGCCGACGTCCTGCCGCTGGCCGGCCTGGACAAGCGCCAGGGCGCGGCGCTGCTCGAGCGGCTGGGCGCACCGGCCTCCACGTGGGAGAAGGTGCCCACCGCCGACCTGGAGGAGGAGCGCCCGGCGCTGCCGGACGAGGAGGCTCTCGGCGTGAGCTACCGGGCCATCGACGCCTACCTGGAGGGCCGCGCGGTCGACGCGGCTGACGCGGAGACCATCGAGCGGCACTGGCGCCGCGGCGAGCACAAGCGCCACCTGCCGGCCGGCCCCGCCGATACCTGGTGGCGCCGCACTGAGCACGCCACCCGGGGTTAA
- a CDS encoding fructosamine kinase family protein, which produces MGRQGITKRPGQRDAARAEAAGLAWLREASDRVVEVLEVTDSSLTTARVAPDRPTPEAARRAGRELARIHDAGAEAFGCPPPGWTGLNYIGTQSQACEPRERWADFYVEQRVLPFARAAHESGNIDDVAWDTVRRACAAVRESDAFDDAKPARIHGDLWAGNLLFGADGPAFIDPAAHGGHRETDLAMLDLFGAPFLEEIRAGYEEAHPLPKGWLDFTCVHQLHPLAVHALTHGPAYGQALESRAAETLDLLG; this is translated from the coding sequence ATGGGACGGCAGGGGATAACCAAGCGCCCGGGCCAGCGTGACGCCGCGCGCGCCGAGGCGGCCGGCCTGGCCTGGCTGCGTGAGGCCAGCGACCGTGTCGTCGAGGTCCTCGAGGTCACCGACAGTTCACTGACGACGGCCCGTGTCGCCCCCGACCGCCCGACCCCCGAGGCCGCGCGGCGCGCCGGGCGCGAGCTCGCCCGCATCCACGACGCCGGCGCCGAGGCCTTCGGCTGCCCGCCGCCCGGTTGGACGGGGCTGAACTACATCGGCACCCAGTCGCAGGCCTGCGAGCCGCGGGAGCGCTGGGCGGACTTCTACGTCGAGCAGCGCGTGCTGCCCTTCGCCCGGGCGGCGCACGAGTCCGGCAACATTGACGACGTCGCGTGGGACACCGTCCGGCGCGCCTGCGCCGCCGTGCGCGAATCCGACGCCTTCGACGACGCGAAGCCGGCGCGCATCCACGGTGACCTGTGGGCGGGCAACCTGCTCTTCGGTGCGGACGGCCCGGCGTTCATCGACCCGGCCGCCCACGGCGGGCACCGCGAGACGGACCTGGCGATGCTCGACCTGTTCGGCGCGCCCTTCCTCGAGGAGATCCGCGCCGGCTACGAGGAGGCCCACCCGCTGCCGAAGGGCTGGCTGGACTTCACCTGCGTCCACCAGCTGCACCCGCTGGCGGTGCACGCGTTGACCCACGGCCCGGCCTACGGTCAGGCCCTCGAGTCCCGCGCCGCGGAGACGCTCGACCTCCTGGGCTAG
- a CDS encoding pyridoxamine 5'-phosphate oxidase family protein codes for MSNYDSTEGVVQYLDESESREKLASAQLGRVVVRRSDDMDIFPVNFVIDDRGDIYFRSAEGNKLFTINLNHDVLFEVDNVDKEANRAWSVVVRGNAELLQHADEIEYADSLNVRPWLPTLKYNYVKITASEFSGRAFELGEEPDGYGWDGRG; via the coding sequence ATGAGTAACTACGATTCCACCGAAGGTGTCGTCCAGTACCTCGACGAGTCGGAGTCGCGGGAGAAGCTCGCCTCCGCCCAGCTGGGTCGCGTCGTCGTGCGCCGCTCAGACGACATGGACATCTTCCCCGTCAACTTCGTCATCGACGACCGCGGAGACATCTACTTCCGCAGCGCCGAGGGCAACAAGCTGTTCACCATCAACCTCAACCACGACGTCCTCTTCGAGGTCGACAACGTGGACAAGGAGGCCAACCGCGCCTGGTCCGTGGTGGTGCGCGGCAACGCCGAGCTGCTGCAGCACGCCGACGAGATCGAGTACGCTGACAGCCTGAACGTGCGTCCGTGGCTGCCGACGCTGAAGTACAACTACGTCAAGATCACCGCCTCGGAGTTCTCCGGGCGCGCCTTCGAGCTCGGAGAGGAGCCTGACGGATACGGATGGGACGGCAGGGGATAA
- a CDS encoding ABC transporter ATP-binding protein codes for MSFHAVNDPASGDPVVSVENVWCSYGDFTAVRDVSFSVPRGSIHALLGTNGAGKTTLLETVQGFRRPARGGIDVLGFNPARERTRISARTGTMLQESGLVDEMTVSGQLDLWRGLNLREDSTDRVLELVGLTHRRHEAVSVLSGGERRRLDFAMALWGHPELMVLDEPTTGLDPQSRRMVWRTIRDVVSSGTAVLLTTHYLDEAQSLAETVTILDRGRVAREGPMERVLATIPATISFSVPATGDTVDALATRLDGDLEAASGTGGTHVRIRTSDLQVDVGKVIDWSREHALALDGLRSSPASLEEVFLDVADAGGRETTGERTNA; via the coding sequence ATGAGCTTCCACGCAGTCAACGACCCCGCATCCGGGGACCCGGTCGTCTCGGTGGAGAACGTCTGGTGCTCCTACGGAGACTTCACCGCGGTCCGGGACGTGAGTTTCTCCGTCCCCCGAGGATCGATCCACGCGCTTCTGGGCACGAACGGCGCCGGAAAGACGACGCTCCTGGAGACCGTCCAGGGCTTCCGGCGCCCCGCCCGCGGCGGCATCGACGTCCTCGGATTCAACCCGGCGCGCGAGCGCACCCGGATCTCCGCGCGGACCGGGACGATGCTGCAGGAGTCGGGCCTCGTCGACGAGATGACGGTCTCCGGGCAGCTCGACCTGTGGCGGGGACTGAATCTGCGCGAGGACAGCACGGACCGGGTTCTGGAGCTGGTCGGGCTGACTCACCGACGGCACGAGGCCGTCTCGGTGCTGTCCGGCGGGGAGCGGCGGCGCCTGGACTTCGCGATGGCCCTGTGGGGTCACCCCGAACTGATGGTCCTCGACGAGCCGACGACGGGTCTCGACCCGCAGTCCCGGCGGATGGTCTGGCGGACCATCCGGGACGTGGTCTCCTCAGGCACTGCGGTGCTACTGACGACGCACTATCTCGACGAAGCGCAGAGCCTCGCCGAGACCGTCACGATCCTCGACCGCGGCAGGGTCGCCCGCGAAGGGCCGATGGAGCGGGTACTCGCGACGATCCCCGCGACGATCAGTTTCAGCGTCCCCGCGACCGGCGACACGGTGGACGCATTGGCCACGCGACTCGACGGCGACCTGGAGGCGGCTTCCGGGACGGGAGGGACGCACGTGCGCATCCGTACCTCCGATCTCCAGGTGGACGTCGGGAAAGTCATCGACTGGAGCCGGGAACACGCGCTGGCGCTCGACGGGCTGCGTAGCTCGCCGGCTTCCCTGGAGGAGGTGTTCCTCGACGTCGCCGACGCCGGGGGCCGAGAGACTACCGGAGAGAGGACGAACGCATGA
- a CDS encoding ABC transporter permease — protein MSMTASARPVRKTSQLWRALVASELWVFLRQPAMIAVSLLVPAGLLAITWIGERTENAGTWAGIGGRHTAAVLCITVYFVALNTITARRHTLALKRLRTTPLPDLGIITGLLTPPVVVGLFQLVVVHSGLLALGAPTPDRPLVILAAGASGILVAALAGVATSAVTANPEKAQWTMLPLFVATMGAASLLPTISDPAAHLALRAVPLVANADLTTAAWTADGDPLRFAADAGIVVAWLVVLSVLSHRTFRWERRR, from the coding sequence ATGAGCATGACCGCATCTGCCCGACCTGTCCGGAAGACCTCGCAGCTGTGGCGGGCGCTCGTCGCCTCGGAGCTATGGGTCTTCCTCCGGCAACCCGCGATGATCGCCGTCAGTCTGCTGGTGCCCGCCGGGCTGCTGGCGATCACCTGGATCGGAGAGCGCACCGAGAACGCCGGGACATGGGCGGGCATCGGGGGCCGCCACACCGCGGCGGTGCTGTGCATCACCGTGTACTTCGTCGCCCTGAACACGATCACCGCCCGACGGCACACACTGGCGCTGAAACGACTGCGGACGACGCCTCTGCCCGACCTGGGAATCATCACCGGCCTGCTGACGCCACCCGTCGTGGTCGGACTCTTCCAACTCGTGGTGGTCCACTCCGGCCTCCTCGCCCTCGGCGCTCCGACTCCCGACCGGCCCCTGGTGATTCTGGCCGCCGGCGCCAGCGGCATCCTCGTGGCCGCGCTCGCCGGAGTCGCGACCAGCGCGGTGACGGCCAACCCGGAGAAGGCGCAGTGGACCATGCTGCCGTTGTTCGTGGCGACGATGGGAGCGGCCTCACTGCTCCCCACGATCTCTGATCCGGCGGCGCATCTCGCCCTGCGGGCCGTGCCGTTGGTCGCCAACGCCGATCTGACGACCGCAGCCTGGACCGCCGACGGTGACCCGCTGAGGTTCGCCGCCGATGCTGGCATTGTGGTGGCATGGCTAGTGGTCCTCAGCGTGCTGTCGCACCGGACGTTCCGGTGGGAACGACGTCGCTGA
- a CDS encoding sensor histidine kinase, with amino-acid sequence MGTTSLTAMPPDSRPASFPAIATYIRSTHAVLVLAALFVPVGVFVAEDHNRMTGVGIVLAGLVGVLGGLALFTEAVPGPRFSRLWRSVPVRATWSIAMVAGSALLVAIMPGTSGGLSAAVLPVALALRAVAIGSLWTSSLQTAVAAAACLLVALACAEDRSLDDLGLTVAVGALLAFAVIAQDAVYALALEVDDLRTREAERAVTHERQRFAGDLHDIQGQHLQLLAVEAQLVQRLIDTGRLEDARKHASRLREIAATALDEMRSVVHAYRAVSVKTEAANAARVLTSAGITVRVDCDAPPALSDTADRLLGRTIREGITNILRHTRAERCEIGVRPEKRAGREGVSLTLTDSGPAVPQSGSPGSGLDTLARRYAGAGGRLTFTSTDDDGGHLDAWLPLSTEAQ; translated from the coding sequence GTGGGAACGACGTCGCTGACCGCCATGCCCCCGGACTCCCGGCCGGCGTCGTTCCCGGCGATCGCCACCTACATCAGATCGACCCACGCGGTGCTCGTCCTCGCGGCGCTGTTCGTCCCCGTGGGCGTCTTCGTGGCTGAGGACCACAACCGGATGACGGGCGTCGGGATTGTTCTCGCGGGACTCGTCGGTGTGCTCGGTGGACTCGCGTTGTTCACCGAGGCGGTCCCGGGCCCCCGGTTCTCCCGGCTGTGGCGGAGCGTACCGGTCAGGGCCACCTGGAGCATCGCGATGGTCGCCGGGTCCGCCCTGCTCGTCGCGATAATGCCCGGCACCTCCGGAGGCCTGTCGGCGGCGGTATTACCGGTCGCCCTCGCCCTCCGCGCGGTGGCGATCGGATCCCTCTGGACGAGTTCGCTGCAGACCGCCGTGGCGGCCGCCGCCTGCCTCCTCGTCGCCCTCGCATGCGCGGAAGACCGAAGCCTGGACGATCTGGGGCTGACGGTCGCGGTCGGTGCGTTGCTCGCTTTCGCGGTTATCGCGCAGGACGCGGTGTACGCGCTCGCGCTCGAGGTCGACGATCTGCGCACGAGGGAGGCCGAGCGCGCCGTCACCCACGAGCGCCAACGCTTCGCCGGGGATCTGCACGACATCCAGGGTCAGCACCTGCAACTGCTCGCCGTCGAGGCGCAGCTCGTCCAGCGGCTGATCGACACCGGCAGACTTGAAGACGCTCGGAAGCACGCCTCGAGGCTGCGCGAGATCGCCGCGACCGCGCTCGACGAGATGCGCAGCGTCGTGCACGCCTACCGTGCAGTCAGTGTCAAGACGGAGGCGGCCAACGCGGCCCGGGTGCTCACGTCAGCCGGCATCACCGTGCGCGTCGACTGCGACGCTCCCCCGGCCCTCTCCGACACCGCCGACCGTCTCCTCGGACGGACCATCCGCGAGGGGATCACGAACATTCTCCGCCACACGCGGGCCGAGCGGTGCGAGATCGGCGTCCGGCCCGAGAAGCGGGCCGGCCGCGAGGGCGTCTCCCTGACCCTGACCGACTCCGGCCCAGCCGTGCCACAGTCCGGATCCCCGGGCAGCGGTCTCGACACGTTGGCACGCCGCT